The genomic region GAGCGCGAACGGCTCGCTCAGGGTGCCGAGCGCGAAGCCGATGAGGAACGCCGAGGTGAAGCCGGCCACCCGGACGGCGGCACGGGGATGGCGGACGGTCCGGACGGCCAGCAGGAACGCCCACAGGCCGATGAGGCTCGGAAGGGTGTGGGAGATCGTGGCGGGGGCCCACAGCAGTACCTGATAGCTGCGGGTGCCCGCGAAGTAGAGCAGCGCCTGGACGGCCAGGGCGCAAGCGGTCAGCACCAGCACAGGGGGCCTGCCGCCGAGGAACCGGATGAAATGACACCCCAGCAGGACCAGCCCGGCGGTGAAGGCGACGGCTATGACCGTCGGCAGGATCTTGGTCCCGGCCAGTCCGTCGCCGTAGACGACACCGCTCAGGAAGGCGTTGGCGATCCTGCCGTTCTGGGTCATGTAGAAATCGGACGTGATGCCGAGGATCCCCAGATCGCGGGCCTTCCACGCGGCACACCAGTCGTCGGACGCGGGCCGTACGTAGAGACCGAGGAAGCATCCGACGGCGACCAGGGCTCCGGCCGCCGCGACGAGCGTCGCCCCGGCCGCCGGGAGGAGCCCGCGCGGGAGGGGGCGGCGGCCGGTTCCCTGGCCCACCGCGGAGGAAGGGGTCCGGACGTCCTCGCCCCGGGCCGCAGCAGCGTTCATTCACCACCCCTTCGCAGCGGGGCCGGCCGGTGAGTCGGCCGATGCGCCCGCCGACTGCGGCGACCGCACGGCCCGCGAACACCCATGATGGGCACGGTTCGCGGCCACCGGCATCCCGGGCGGGCCAGGACGGGCACGCGGCCACGAAGCCCTCGGCACCCCTCGTTCACCCGGGCGGCGGGTGTTCCGTGGCAGCCTCCGCACGGCTCTTCCAGGATGGGGAATCCGGGTCCGCGCGTACGCACGCCCGGCGGAGGGAGTGACGATGCCCGGTGTCCTGCTCGGTTGTTGGGCGGTCGTCACAGCGGCCTTGGCGGGGGTCACCGTTCCCGTGTGTACCGGGAGCCACGGGAGCGGCGGTGAGGTCGAGCGCAGTTACGCGCCCGTGGCGATGCTCGCCGCCCGCACCGTCGGTGTGCTGTCCAACACGACCGCCGCCGAAGGCGTTCCGCCTGCCGTCGCCAGGGGCGCGCGGTACGTCGACGGGAGCAACGTCCTGCGGCTCGCGTCCGGCCGGTGGATGTACCTTCCCGCCGCCATGACGACGTCGGCCGTGGTCCCCGCCGACCACCCGCCGGCGATGCAGCAGATCGAGCAGAGCCGCGCCTGGCTGGCCTCCGGCCGGGTCCCGGGCCGGTCGCCCGTGCAGCGCGCGGCGGCCGAGCGGGCCCTCCTGGCCATGCGCGCCCTGCTCCGGCCGAACGGCGCCATGGCGGCGGGGTGGAGCCCCGGCTGGAAGTACTCCTGGCCGCGCGACTCCAGCTTCGCCTCCGCCGCGTTCGCGCACACCGGCCACGACGCCGAGGCCTACCGGATCCTGCGCTACAGCGCCGCGACCCAGCGCAGCGACGGCACCTGGGAGGCGCGCACGGAACTCGACGGGTCCGGCCCGCCCGACGGCAGACGGTGGCAGCTGGACGCCAACGGCTGGGTCCCCTGGGCGACCTGGCAGTGGTACCGGACCGCCCCCGGGGCCACCCGCCACGCCCGGCTCATATCCCTTTACCCGATGATCCGCAAGGCGGCCGACCACGCGGCGGGCTCCCTGCGGGGGGACGGGCTGCCCCCGGCCTCCCCCGACTACTGGGAGCTGATGACGACCACCGCGAACATCGGTACGGCCGCGCCGCTGCTCGCCGGGCTCAACGCCTCCGCGGACCTCGCCCGGGAGGCGAACCGGCCGGACGACGCGGCGCGCTGGGCCCGGGCCGCGCGGCGGCTCTCCGCCGCGATCTCCGCGAACTTCCTTCCCCTGAGGTACCAGCGCACCACCGACGGACGGCACGGGCACGACAGCGCGGTGACCTTCATGGCACCTCCGTTCAACACGGCCCCCGTCGGCCTGCCCGGGGCACTGGACGCCACGTACCGGGCGCTGCTCCTGCCCAACGGCGGGCTGACCCCGGGAAACGACCCCGCCGCGCCCTGGGGAGGAAACGCCTGGACGCCCAGTACGGCGTTGTTCGCGCTCGCATGGGCCGGGACGGGCGAGCCGGCGAAGGCCGGACAGGTCCTGGACTGGGTCCTCTCCAAGAGGAACTCGCTCGGGGAGCTGCCGGAGAAGGTGGACAAGGAGGGCAGGGCCGTTTCGGTCGCTCCCCTCGCGTGGACGGGTTCGATCGCCGTCCTGTCCCTCGTGGCGCTCGACGGCACGGCGCTTCCGACCCCGCCCCTGCGGCCGTAGTACGCGCCTTGCGGGTCAGGGACTCAGACGGGCTCCGTCCCGTCACCCGGCGGCGGCGCGGTGCGGACCCGCTCCAGTGCGGCCAGGAGGTGCCGATAGGCGAGCCTTTCGGCCGCCACCGCCCGCCCGAGCGGAAGGTAGTGCGGATCACGGCGTGACCGGGCCTGTGCCGCGGCGGCGAGGCGGAGCCGCCTCGCCCGGTCCACCTCGTGCCTGGCCCCGACGTACGCGTCGTCGAGGAGCCGGTGGTCGAGGACCTCGGCGAAGGCGCGCTCCGCCAGGGCGTCGAGCCGGTCGAGTGCGTCGGCACAACTCTCGGGGACCGTCCCGGCACAGCCTTCTTCCAGGGTCCGGGACATCGATCGCAGGGTCGCCCCGAGCTCCGGGTACCCCCACGACGGAGCGGCGTCGTTCCGGCACCCGGCGGCGAGGGCGACCAGTACGGCGGCGGCAGCCACGGCGCGCAGCGTTCCCGGTCCCGCGCGCCCGCGAACGGTGGAGCAAGGGGTCATGGGAGCCCCGATCGCCGCTGGTCAGGTGGTCAGCTGGTCAGGAGGCGGCCTCGGCCGGGCCCCGACGTGGTCCGGCGGCCATCCTCGCCCACACCGGTCAGGGCTGCCACACGGCCGCCGCGCGCGCGGCCTGCGCGATCGCCGGAGGCCGGACCGCCCGGTGCCACGGGGAGGAGGGCGGGCGGCTGCCGGGCGGCGCGGACCCGGCCGGGGGAGCGGTCGTCACGTGCAGACCGGCGTCCAGGCCGAGCGCTGCGGCGACGGCCGTGCCGTCCGGCTCGGCCACGGCCGCCGGTGCGCCCGTGTAGAGCATCTGTGACTCGTACCAGGACGGCGCGTCGTCCGGGCCCGAGATACCGACCGTGCCCACGCCCGCGCGGCCCGCGAGTACCTGGCCCGCGACGCCGACGGCGCCGTAGCCGCCCTCGCCGCCCACCTCGGTGACCGGGGAGAACGTCGGCGCGGGCGAGCCCGCGGTGGCCAGGCTCGTACCGACGGTGCCCGTCCCGGGGTGGCGGAAGTACAGGCGGACGCCGTCGCCCTGCGGGCTCGCCGAGAGCGGACCGGTCGTCGCCGGCAGCCCCGTCGGGAAGGGGCCGCTGAGCGGGGCGTCCGGGGCCGGCTGGACCCAGGCCAGCACGGTCCGGTCCGTGGCCGCGTACACGTGGCGCCGCCCCGCCCCGTCGGTCGCGGTGACCGGGTCGCCCTGCAGGCCGGCGCCGCCCAGGGCCTGCCACGCTTCGAAGGTGCCGTCCGGGGCCGCTTGTGCGCGGGCGTGCAGGGTGCGCAGGGAGTCGCGTACGTACACGGTCATCCGGCCCGCGGGGTCGACGGCGACGGACGGCGCGCTGATCGCCGAGGTGCCGGATATGTCGACCTTGTCCGGGGTGCCCAGCGACTGCCACGGGCCGAAGGCGCCGTCGGGCGCGGCCTGGACGGCGTAGACGAGGTCGCGCCCGTACTCCTGGGGCGTGGTGCCCAGGGTGGTGCGGGTGCCGAAGACCGCGATCCTGCCGTCGGGGAGCCGCGCCGTCGTCGCGCCCGCGTCGATCCCGTCACCGGGGAGGAACTGGGGCCCCTGCCAGGGGGCCTTGGGGCCGCTGCGCGTCCAGTACGCCATCCGGCCGTCCAGGGCGGCGAAGGCCCACAGCCGGCCGGAGGCGCCCTCGGCCATCCAGGAGGTGCCGTCGCCCCGGCTGTAGCGGATCGTCTGGTTCCATCCGGCGCCGGTGGGCCGGGTGGCGGTCTTGCGGTCGCCGCAGCCGGCGGGGCTGCCGCACCAGTCCTGGTGGTCCGTCCAGGCGTAGGTCTTGAGGTACCCGAGCTTCTCCGCGGCCGCCTGCGGGTCGAGCGTCGGGGGCAGCGAGCTGTTGGGGTAGCTCACATAGTTCTGGACCGAGAAGTGCGGCCGGTCCGTGGTCTTCGCGTAGCGCTCGGCCGCGGCCTGCACGAACCGGGCGCCGTAGATGTGGTCCTGGTGGTCGAGGAAGACGCCGCCGCCCTGCGTCCGGCCGGGCGTCGGGTCCTGCGTCCGTATCGTGGTCGGCCGGTACATCGCGAAGACGGATGCGATGGCCTCCACGGCCTGGTCCTTGGTGTACGAGAACCAGGGCTTGACCGGCGTTCCGGAGGTCAGCTGGGCGCCCAGCGCGGGAACCCTGCCGTCCCACAGTCCGCGGAGGCTGTCCGGATTGTCGCCGGAGATGCTGCGCGCCTCGCGCAGCTGCATCCACACCAGGTTGACCTCGGGCCTGGCGACGAGGACGTCCACCTCGGCGCTCCCGCCGCCGGCGGTGGGTACGGACGTGCGCTGCCAGACGCTGGTGCGCTCGCCCGTGGCCATCTCCGCGTAGGCGGCCCGTATGCCGTTCTGCCGGGCCTCCGCGTAGGCGGCGCGGTCGGCGGGGCCCGCCGGGTCTTCCAGGTGCGGGCTGTGGGCCTCGTTCCTGCCGTCGGCCTCGCCCGAGGTCAGGTAGACGGTGGTGACCTTGACGCCGGTGGATATGGAGCGGCTCAGGTCGGGGTTCATGAAGAAGAGGTCGTCGTCGGGGTGCGCGACGACCTGGAGGGCCGTGCCTTCGGTCACACTCGGGCGGAGGACCACCTCGAGGGCGCCCGGCTCCTGTGTGGTCCCGTATCCGTAGGCCCAGGTCGTCACCCCGGCGGCGCCGACGGTGAGCGCGGCGAGCAGGGCAGCGATGCGGGTGCGGCTGGCCAGGGACATCTGCAACGCCTTGAGGATCGGTCCGGTGCGGAACTCTGCCGAGGGGGTGATTCGGCGTCCCGATGGCTCCACCGCTTCCGGAGACGACCGGGCCCGATTATGTCTCGGGCGTTCGCAACTGACACACCATCAAGGGGCATATGACGAGAAATCAAGCTGAATGCGATGCATGTCCTTCTTGCCCTATTTGCCACCCCTTAAATTGTGGACATAACGGGACAAAGAGGTGGCCTTCATGGCGTGGGACGTGGCGATTCGCACACCCGCGGCTTGCGCGCGACGGGCGCCTGACACCCGCCTGGTGACTGCGACACGGAGGCCGGCCCGGCGGGCGGCCCGGCAGCCGGATACGAAGGCGGGACGGGCGGGCGAGGTGCCGTCAGGGCCGAAGACAAGGACCCGACGCCCTCCGGGTCCTGGGGGTCAGAGCGTCTCGCTCAGCGAGTCCGCCAGCCGCCGCCGAGCCGCCCGCGCCGCAGGCAGCGCCGCCGCCGCCACCGCACCCAGCACCGCCCCGACGATCACCGTCAACAGCACTGGCAACGGCGGCAGCTGGGCGATCCCCGCGCCGATCCCGCTCGACGCGCCCTGAGCGTTAACCAGCCAGCTGCCGGACAGCGCACCCACCGTCGTCCCCACCACCGCGGATACGAGCGCGGTCAGACCGGCGGCCGTCACGATCATCGACCCGATCTGCCGGGGGGTCAGCCCGATCGCCTTCAGCGCGAGCAGGTCCCGGCCCCGGTCGCGTACGCCCGTGCCGATCAGCGTCAGCAGTTCGGTCAGCCCGATCAGTGCCAGCACCGCGATCAGTGCGGCGATCACTCCGCGTGCCGGTTCCAGCCGGTCGGCCGGATTGGGCGTCTCCCGGATCTCCAGCGTTCCACCTGCCGCCACGGCGAGCGTGCCGCTCACCGCCCGGGGGTCCGCCCCCTCGCGCAGCACCAGGGCATGGAACTCGGGCCGCAGCTGCGGATCACGCTCCCGCAGTGCGTCGATGGTCGTGGTGATCACCCGGCCGCCGGATTCGGGTTCGATGGTGCGGCCGACGAGGTGCAGGATCTGCGGCCGCCCCTCGACGGTCATCCGCACCCAGTCGCCGACCCGCACCCCGAGGAGGTCGAGCAGCCCCTGCCCGGCCACTGCCTCGTCCGGACCGCCGACCGCTCGCCCTTCCACCACCGCGGAGGGATACGGGTGCCGGGCCGTGCCCAGCCCGCGGAGCGTGATGGTGCCGGTCTGCCCGGGCACGAGCGCCGCCATCTCCGCGCCCGGATGGACCGCGGCGATGTCCGGGATCGTCGCGAGGGTCTTCTCCAGCTCCGCGTCCGACGGCCCGGCGGGCTGCTCCGCCCGTACGGTCAGCGCCGCGGGCAGACCCATCTGCGCGGGCCGGCTGCGGAACTGGTCGAGCGTCGACCACGCGACGAGCGCGACCGTGATGAGCACCATCGGCAGGGCGAGCCGGGCCACCGGTGCGAGCGTCCGGCCGCGCCGCGGGAACGCCGCACGCCACCCCAGGACCATGGCGGGGGGCACCCGCATGCCGAGCGCCCGTCTGCCGAGCGCGGTCATCGGCGCGGCCGACGGCAGCGCAGCCCGGGCCACCGGAACCGGTGGCACCCGTCCGGCCCGCCAGGCCGAGAGCCCGGTGGCGGCCGCGATCAGCAGCACCGCGCCGCAGGGGATGCCGATCATCAGCGCGGTGTGGCCGGGCAGGTCCTGCCACATCGCCGCCGCGTCCCCGATCCGCCCCGGTATTCGGGCACCCAGCAGGGCGATCGCCGCCGTGCCGAGGGTCACACCGAGGAGCGCGAAGGCCAGATGCTGTACGAGGAAGCCGCGTGCCACCTGGCCGGGGGTGAAG from Streptomyces sp. NBC_00190 harbors:
- a CDS encoding PIG-L family deacetylase produces the protein MSLASRTRIAALLAALTVGAAGVTTWAYGYGTTQEPGALEVVLRPSVTEGTALQVVAHPDDDLFFMNPDLSRSISTGVKVTTVYLTSGEADGRNEAHSPHLEDPAGPADRAAYAEARQNGIRAAYAEMATGERTSVWQRTSVPTAGGGSAEVDVLVARPEVNLVWMQLREARSISGDNPDSLRGLWDGRVPALGAQLTSGTPVKPWFSYTKDQAVEAIASVFAMYRPTTIRTQDPTPGRTQGGGVFLDHQDHIYGARFVQAAAERYAKTTDRPHFSVQNYVSYPNSSLPPTLDPQAAAEKLGYLKTYAWTDHQDWCGSPAGCGDRKTATRPTGAGWNQTIRYSRGDGTSWMAEGASGRLWAFAALDGRMAYWTRSGPKAPWQGPQFLPGDGIDAGATTARLPDGRIAVFGTRTTLGTTPQEYGRDLVYAVQAAPDGAFGPWQSLGTPDKVDISGTSAISAPSVAVDPAGRMTVYVRDSLRTLHARAQAAPDGTFEAWQALGGAGLQGDPVTATDGAGRRHVYAATDRTVLAWVQPAPDAPLSGPFPTGLPATTGPLSASPQGDGVRLYFRHPGTGTVGTSLATAGSPAPTFSPVTEVGGEGGYGAVGVAGQVLAGRAGVGTVGISGPDDAPSWYESQMLYTGAPAAVAEPDGTAVAAALGLDAGLHVTTAPPAGSAPPGSRPPSSPWHRAVRPPAIAQAARAAAVWQP
- a CDS encoding ABC transporter permease; this encodes MRATLRWAHADFRAHRGEALFVVLASAGIIASLLLAGALFSYAANPWQRIFNQSQGAHIWLHTRAGADMKALSGVDGIAALSGPYRTAATTVESRGARAGVTLRAAEALPPATGRPLVTAGSWLARPDGGAQAEAGAGTVVLETSVARTLWAEPGDTVRVTGPDGAPHTLRVSGIAEVAEPRYQPGGGPGIGWVLSGTLDEIARGDTGQSVGLRLEDPDDTDFMVQRAVTVLGADRVAQVTKWQQARAEAGGDDRLLGQMFAVFGLGALLTAALAASGAIGARVRGQLRDIAVLKAVGFTPGQVARGFLVQHLAFALLGVTLGTAAIALLGARIPGRIGDAAAMWQDLPGHTALMIGIPCGAVLLIAAATGLSAWRAGRVPPVPVARAALPSAAPMTALGRRALGMRVPPAMVLGWRAAFPRRGRTLAPVARLALPMVLITVALVAWSTLDQFRSRPAQMGLPAALTVRAEQPAGPSDAELEKTLATIPDIAAVHPGAEMAALVPGQTGTITLRGLGTARHPYPSAVVEGRAVGGPDEAVAGQGLLDLLGVRVGDWVRMTVEGRPQILHLVGRTIEPESGGRVITTTIDALRERDPQLRPEFHALVLREGADPRAVSGTLAVAAGGTLEIRETPNPADRLEPARGVIAALIAVLALIGLTELLTLIGTGVRDRGRDLLALKAIGLTPRQIGSMIVTAAGLTALVSAVVGTTVGALSGSWLVNAQGASSGIGAGIAQLPPLPVLLTVIVGAVLGAVAAAALPAARAARRRLADSLSETL